From the genome of Nicotiana sylvestris chromosome 2, ASM39365v2, whole genome shotgun sequence, one region includes:
- the LOC138885861 gene encoding uncharacterized protein, producing MTSKDLDTRVVDPSREFVESESELKEEVQRLKQQIAEMYQSWIRGHPAPSFSVNYIENPTTIPPLLQIQPLTAVDIYLQPFHTPPAKTTSYPAPFSTHAFVAPPKATFPRSSNEIVFKVPNAQHYALEPTSHAPNFEPPGEIEKHAKTVEQDEISRKVKILEQFLGNIQGIENQVSVPYKDLCLFPDIQLSAGFKMPKFDLYDGRGDPVAHLRGYCSEMRSVCGKDELLMAYFSKSLSGEALEWYTRQDVSKWHAWGDMAQDFVRHYQYNLDIIPDCSSTSQIEKKPEESFGEFWLKWNEQVARVSPPIDKKDVDESRQRRDPVGIPAKCFQPQYQPYEYPHTPDNPSQCYFPPQNPQSHTSPSQYHIHNALPYDPHPRDPP from the coding sequence ATGACTAGCAAAGACCTGGacacaagagttgttgacccgtcgagggagtttgtggagtcggagtctgaattgaaagaggaggtccaaaggttgaaacaacagatcgcagaaatgtatcagtcttggattAGGGGGCATCCTGCACCTTCATTCTCCGTTAACTACATTGAAAACCCTACAACTATCCCACCACTGTTACAAATCCAGCCCCTTACTGCTGTTGATATCTACCtgcaaccttttcacactccacccgccaaaaccacctcatatcccgctcctttttCCACTCATGCCTTTGTAGCTCCTCCAAAAGctacttttcctcgatcctctaacgagattgtgttcaaagtccccaatgcccaacactatgctctaGAACCAACTTCTCACGCTCCtaattttgagcctcccggtgaaatTGAAAAGCATGCTAaaacagtggagcaagatgagatatccaggaaggtgaaaatcttagagcagttTTTAGGAAACATACAAGGGATAGAGAACCAGGTGAGCGTGccttacaaagacttgtgcttgtttcctgacatCCAACTGTCtgctgggtttaagatgccaaagtttgatttgtatgatgggcgtggagacCCAGTAGcacatctgaggggttattgtagtgaaatgagaagtgtttgcGGGAAAGATGAACTGTTGATGGCCTATTTCAGTAAGAGTTTGAGTGGGGAAGCCTTGGAGTggtatactcgtcaagatgtcagtAAATGGCATGCatggggtgacatggctcaagattttgttcggcacTATCAGTACAATCTAGACATTATCCCAGACTGCTCTTCCACATCTCAGATAGAAAAGAAACCCGAGGAAAGTTTTGGGGAGTTTTGGCTCaaatggaacgaacaagttgctcgagTGAGTCCTCCAATTGATAAAAAAGATGTTGATGAGTCCCGCCAACGACgagatccagtgggcattcctgctaaatgctttcagcctcaataccaaCCCTATGAATATCCTCATACTCCAGATAATCCTTCCCAGTGCTACTTTCCTCCACaaaatccccaaagtcatacCTCACCTTCCCAGTACCATATCCACAATGCACTGCCATATGATCCACACCCACGAGACCCACCGTAG